The stretch of DNA GGTGCTGTTGCTGACTATCCCCGATGTGGGGGGCAGGAGTGCTACTGATGTAAATCTGACCCTGGGAGTTGGATGGAAGAGCGTAAGGAGGCAACAGACTTAGCGATGGTTTGAACGCGGTTGTTGTTGCTGGTGTTACGGTAGGATGATGATGGTTTACGATAACTGGGCGCCAAGATTGTTGGCCCGGGTGAGCTCCCGAGGCAGTTGTTACAGTAGGGGTTGAGGCGGTTGGTCCAGCAATGGGAACCCCGACAAACGTTGGAGATAAATTAGAGACGGCAACCGTTGGATTGTAAGCCCCCGAAGGAACAACTCCGCTTGGGAGAACATTCGAGAATGATGTGAAGAATGGTCTCTGTGCTAGGATTGGCACTTTAGGTTTTTCTGGCACAGGAACAGCAACAGGAATAAGCGGCTTCTGTGGGTAGGCCGCAAAGTAAGAAGTTTCCTGGGGGTTTCCAAAAGGAACATAGGTAGGCGCTTGTGAAACAGGAACTTCTGCGAACGTGGGGTAAGATTGACCGAATACAGGCGATACAGGTGCTACCGAAGCAATTGGTGGCGAAAAACTCGCAACCGGACGCACAAATCCTGCTGTAGAAACACCAAGAGCTGGTTGGTATGTTGGTATATAACTTGATCCGTATATGGCTGGTATTTTGGGGTAATTTTTGTGGAATGATGTTACAGTTGCACTTCCTGGGAACAGTGCATATCCGGGTGGAAGAACACCTCCATGTCCTTTATGTAATCCAGGAAACTTCGCGTAGGGACTTGGATGATATGGTCGATGGAAACCTACGCCCAGAGGAACGGTATATCCTGCCAAACCATGATAAAGGCCACGTTTTTTCTTATCAGCAGATATGCTCACGAGAACACAACCGAACactaaacacactttcaaatAGTTCACTATTTTCATTGTCTTATCACTGTTGATTTTTATCGAATAAAACTGACTAATCCACACACCATCCGCGAATGTTCGACCGATCGGATACCAACGCAATAATGAGCTACTGAATTTAACATCTGGTCATATTTATAACACGAATATAGACATCAGTTTCATTTTTGAACACCTTCTTCAAAGTAACACCGATTGATTCAGCGTATTATGtagtaataaaaacaaatgtatTATTCCCTACTTCTTTCCATTCGATATCAACACCGGCCAGCAGGGCTATTTGTCCAAACCAATCGACAGTATGTTCGATAGTGGATCCCTCATCCCACCCAGCAAATGCGGTTTCCAAACGGAGTGAAAAGTGCTGTGACTATATTTAATATTCCAACATAGTCCACGCGTTAAGTGCTTTCAGTTTTCACTACCCTAAGGGTTCGTGCTTCGGAAGCATAAACCATTTCCCCACATGTCATGTCGCCAAGAGCCCCTCGGTGTCTTTGCCTGAAAGATAACAACCAAAACAACGCGTTCCATCGTGCGCGGTAGACAAAGTATTCAAAACCACGGGATGACGTGTGTCTCCGCGCAAGCCGGGAGAAGCAACAATGGTTCGATTATCGAGTGAAGTAATatgcaaaattgcaaaaaataaaatcatgagGGATGCCCTATTCCACTCAGCCACATACCGAGCTCGCATAGTGTAGTGTAATATGGTAATCCGATACGTCGCTGGTCGTTGTGGCTACATTTCCTGATACCCGCATGACAggtatcgttatttttttttccatgattGCAATGATTCTGATCCACTTGCCAATATAATATTGCGATCGCGTGCATCACCGGCTGTCACCCAGATTTTAGCGTCTTTTCATCTGATTTATGCTAGTTATTTGGATTCAGTATGCTGATTGTTCGATTGCATAACGCTGATGAAATTGCACTGATTGGGGATGTTGACGCAGCTGTATTGCGAAGGAAGAAAGGTTTTGCTGAAActatttgttgtttttgatattcagccatttcatgccaaaccgagatagtggttctcagattttcgtgaaaattggtacttTTGTTCCaatttattgtaaattaattttgctttcgtaattattgattgtatttgttttttatagtttacattgttTACATAGACCAAGGACTCtatatatctttatatataaaagaaggattttccaacgtacgtgtaaaatatcatcacgggagaacggctgatcagatctgcgtcATCCGTATATTTTGCGAGtttatcttcacccaaattacaatgatagattactttggaaaatatttgaggttattagaaaaattcgaaaagattgactatgcatatcttctatacatatatatataaaattctcgtgtcacgatgttcgtggtcgaactcctccgaaacggctcgaccgattttcatgaagttatgtactgaaaacttggtaggcatgagaataggacgtaaactatatatgaggggcttagaatgcaaggggtgtaagtgacttgatcgatttctcttcatcaactgtttctttagttaataactcaattgcaaaaacgttccaatttaagtttgctatagaatctgataggcgaggttctgacctatcttctacATTGTCAactacagctgggaatgtatttgaggctaagctatgaccaaaagagagagtcgatgtagagaaatcgatcaaatcacttacaccagTTAGCACCAAACCACCAGCCACAACATCCAATTCTGGATAAATTCATCAACGCACCCAGTACCAACGAATCAATGCCAGCCAAAACTTTTGCCATCAGTTCCAGAGATACCTGCCGGTACCGAGGAAGACAAATACAAAACATCACCAGCGAGCGACAACACGCGCCACTTGCGTTTCTTCGAAACCATCTGGCGCATTCCAATTCACCATATAACAGGGGAGCAGCAGCAGTCCATAGAGTTAGTTACAATTAGAACTTGTGTaggattaagtgaagtgtagaaagtattaataaatatttttttaatgtttatatAGTAATAAAATCGTAattggcgcccgaatagggacatCGCGAGTGTAAAAAGTAGGAAGATTCACCACGTCAGAGTGTTGTGACAATCCGAAAAAATCCAGGATTCTAACCGCTACAAAGCAGCCGTGTGGATAGGCTCCATTAGTAGCATTGCAAACAGGAGAAAGCCGCCACACCGGAAGGAATTTGGGCACTGCGGTGGTTCCCGACCCGAGGAGTCCAACTGTCAGAAGTTTAGGACCAAGCATCAAGACGAGGACCATAACCTCGCGCTTTCACTGGTAGAAGCTGAAAgtaaagtttatttttatgtgagtattattttattattattattattgaagtgataataaataaaaataatttcaagaagtgttatatataaagatattcatttttctatagtgattgaaaattattaaaaaaaataaaaatagacacACCAAACTATGATGATCCTGAATTGCAGTACATCGATGAGAACGGTTTGCCTGCGGATCCATCACACATAGAAAAACTCCCAGATTTGATCAAGGATATTCCGGAATTTCAAGGAAATTCAGATCAATTACATGTATGGATTAGGGATGTAGATGCCTTAGTCCAAGCATACCAACCAAATTCAACAAGTACGGTtaatcaaaaaaacaaattttatgcTATCTGTACAACAATCAGACGTAAAATTAAAGGCGAGGCTAATAACGCCTTAGTAAATTCGGATGTAAACATCAGTTGGCCATTgattaaaaaaacattgttgGAATACTATGGTGAGAAAAGGGATCTTACGACCCTTGACTACCAGTTGATGAACTGTCAGCAAAAAGGTAGGGATTTAGAGACATTTTATGATGAGATTAACAGGTTGTTATCTCTAATTGCAAATCAGATTAAGATGAATTCAGAATACAAACATCCCGAAGCATCAAAGGCGATGATCGGTATGTATAATGTTAAAGCAATTGATGCATTTATACGTGGTCTCGATGGTGACATcggaaaattcttgaaaaaccATGAGCCTAAGACATTAGCAAATGCCTATGCTTACTGTATAACATATCagaatatagaatatagaaAACATCTATTTAAACCAAAATTAGAAATTCCAGGAAATAATAATAGAAATCAATTACCGAACCCAAAAATTCaaccaagaaaacaattttatcCAAACTTTGGTTCACAACATTTGCAATATTATTCCCCACCCCTTCCACCACGAAATCAGTCATTTTTACAAAATTCACCTCAACGATTTCAGCAGCCTCCACCTCAAAGGCAATTACCGTATTCTCCACTACAACAACCTTTTGTACACCAATCTTTACCTCCGAAACCTCATCAGTTACCACAACAAGTTCCAACTCAACGGCATCATCAACCGATTTTCCAAAAaccacattcgtcacaacaaaTGAGGCTACCTTTTCCAAAACCCGTACCAATGGATATAGATCACTCAATACGATCTAAACAAATCAATTATGCTAATAGACCCAAAAATTTCCATATTTCAAATGACGACCCTGATATTGAACAATATACAGAACAATTAGAATATTTAACAGAAGAAAGCTGTCCAGAAGAACAAAACTTCAACAGATATGCATATATGCATACTATAAATTGccagaatgaatatgaagaaAATGAAGAAGAAGCTGAATTGAATATTTTAGGTTAAAATCATCACTAccgtattttttacattttggtAATGGAAAATTAATTAAACCTTTAAAAATTTTAGTTGATACaggttcaaataaaaattttattcatcccaaattttcaaaattttctcatcttgttgaaaaacctttttttgtttcatccgTTGGAGGAgacataaaaattgaaaaatattctagAGGCAAAATTTTCTCTCCTTATTCTGATGTGAATGTGAAATTTTTCCATATGGAAGCTTTGAAAACATTTGATGCAATAATTGGCCACGATACTCTCAAAGAAGTTCAAGCTGTTATTGACACACCCAACGAACAATTAATTATCAATTCAAAATATGTGATTCCacttttgcaacacaaaatGCAAGCAATAAACAAGATACAAATTCGTGATGAACACTTAGATCatcatgaaaaagaaaaaatgtatgAACTATTAGAACAATATCAAGATTTGTTTCAACcaccgaatgaaaaattaacatATACAACTAAGATAAAAGCTGATATCAGAACTACTGAAAATACTCCTATCTACTCAAAATCCTATCCTTATCCACAATCATTAAAGAATGAAGTTTGTAaacaaattgataaaatgttGCATGATGGTATTATTCGACCATCACGTTCACCTTATAATTCTCCTGTTTGGGTTGTTCCTAAGAAGCTTGACGCTTCaggacaaaaaaaatcagattggTTATTGATTATCGAAAATTAAATCAAAAAACAGTAAGTGATATCTATCAATTCCGGATACTACTACAATTCTAGCAAACcttggaaaaatgaaataatttacTACATTAGACCTGGCATCTGGTTTTCATCAGATACCAATGAATGATAAAGATATTGAAAAAACGGCATTTTCAGTGAATAACGGAAAGTATGAATTCGTACGTTTGCCATTTGGACTTAAAAATGCTCCTGCTATTTTCCAACGTGTAATGGATGATGTATTACATGAGCATATTGGTAAAATATGTTATGTCTACATAGACGATATAATCATATTTGGTGAAACTTTAGAAGAGCagatagaaaatttaaaaactatactTGAAACACTAAAATGCGCAAATTTTAAGATTCAACCAGATAAATCTGAATGGTTGAAATCTGAAGTAGAATTTCTTGGATTTATTGTATCTCAAAATGGATTAAAAcccaataaaaaaaaggttgaaagtattcaaaaatATCCAGAACCTTGTAATCTTAAAGAATTACGAGCATTTCTTGGATTATCCGGATACTATAGAagattcatcaaaaattatgcAAAAATTGCTAAACCATTaacaaaattcttaaaaaaagaaaatggacaaaaacaaatttcgaagaACGAATCCAAAAATTTccaaattgtataaaaaaaaagcatttaatttattgaataaaattttatcgtCTGAAGATGTTTTAGCAtttccaaattttgaaaaaccattTTTCTTAACAACCGATGCTTCTAATAAAGCAATTGGTGCTGTGTTATCCCAAAAATTTCACGATGGCGAAAGACCCATTACCTTTATTTCAAAAACTCTTTCCAACACAGAAGAAAATTATGCAACTAATGAGAAAGAGATGCTTGCTATAGTGTGGGCATTGCAAACTCTTAGAAATTTTATTTAtggtaataaaataataatatatactGACCACCAACCTTTAACTTTTACAATTTCCCCCAAAAATAACAATGCAAAACTCAAAAGATGGAAAGCTTTCATTGAAGAACACGATCATGAAATTTGTTACAAACCAGGCAAATCAAACATTGTGGCAGATGCTTTGTCACGTATCCAAATAAATTCAATGACTGCAACCCAACACTCAGCTAATGATGATGACAATTCCTACATTCCCTCAGTTGAAGTACCagtaaatgtttttaaaaatcagttaaTATTCAAAATTGGTAATAGATCCAGTTATggtttagtttttccttttgaaaattataaaagacaTATTTTTATTGAACCAAGATTCACAATAGAATATCTTACAGATAAACTTAAAACTTTTTTGATCCGAAAATAATAAATGGAATTTATACAAGTGAACCAATCATGGCAACGATTCAAGAAATTTACAGAGAAACATTCAATCCCAGATTAATAAAAGCTAGGTTTTCGCAAATTAAAGTTCAAGACTTAGAtaatgaagaaatacaattggaAGAAATCAAAAAAGTACATCAATTTGCCCATAGAAATGCTAAAGAAAATTTAGaacaattattgaaaaagttttatttCCCTCGAATGAATAAAATCATTACACAGTTCGTAAAAAATTGTGAAATCTGTAAGACGGAGAAATATCAAAGAAATCCTCAAAAATTTATACCTTTCAAAACACCAATTCCAAAACGACCAGGAGAAATTATACATAttgatatatttatatataaccAAGATAATTTATTCCTAACAACGATTgacaaattttctaaatttataaaataaagagCAATTGAATCCAAATCACTTTTAGATGTAGAAGAAGCTCTTTTTGACCTAATTCACGAATGGAATATACCGAAAATTATAGTAATGGACAATGAAAGCTCCTTCAGTTCAAATGTAGTTGAACAACGTTTGAAAAATTTGGGAATAGAGATTTATAAAACCCCAATTAACAGATCTGAGACTAACGGTCAGATAGAAAGAAGCCACTCTACTATTAGGGAAATAGCTAGATGTATAAAAAAGGAAACCCCAGACATAAATGTTTCACAATTGATTCGATCTACTGtttataaatataataataCTATTCATAGGTTTATCAAAAACACTCCTCATAATGTTTATATAGGAgaaacaaatcaaaatttaagtatagaagaaataaacagatgaaaaactcaaagtcgtgaaaaaataataaatttatattcaagaaaaaatgaacaaattgaagataataattacgaaatgcgttgggatgtatgccctcaacgcataccatgagtctcgaggttttggcaggcgtactcccactaaaagatcgctt from Toxorhynchites rutilus septentrionalis strain SRP chromosome 3, ASM2978413v1, whole genome shotgun sequence encodes:
- the LOC129777583 gene encoding probable serine/threonine-protein kinase roco5; protein product: MKIVNYLKVCLVFGCVLVSISADKKKRGLYHGLAGYTVPLGVGFHRPYHPSPYAKFPGLHKGHGGVLPPGYALFPGSATVTSFHKNYPKIPAIYGSSYIPTYQPALGVSTAGFVRPVASFSPPIASVAPVSPVFGQSYPTFAEVPVSQAPTYVPFGNPQETSYFAAYPQKPLIPVAVPVPEKPKVPILAQRPFFTSFSNVLPSGVVPSGAYNPTVAVSNLSPTFVGVPIAGPTASTPTVTTASGAHPGQQSWRPVIVNHHHPTVTPATTTAFKPSLSLLPPYALPSNSQGQIYISSTPAPHIGDSQQQHQQTLFDLEQASPHHQNQNDGNGAFNGQPYDVASNHGRYTGPSSYDVDITHNGYQKK